In Calothrix sp. PCC 7507, one DNA window encodes the following:
- a CDS encoding photosystem I assembly protein Ycf4 produces MTASTIHKGDSPNGDRSASRVLHQNVLGSRRFSNYWWATIVTLGATGFFLAGLSSYLKVNLLIVTDPTQLVFVPQGIVMGLYGTAGLLLALYLWLVILWDVGGGYNEFNQENGTFKIFRYGFPGKNRHIEIDNSIQDVQSVRIVLKEGLNPVRALYLRVKGRRDIPLTRVGQPLPLTELETQGAELARFLGVPLEGL; encoded by the coding sequence ATGACGGCATCAACAATTCACAAGGGTGACTCGCCTAATGGCGATCGCTCTGCTTCACGAGTCCTGCATCAAAACGTTCTCGGTTCTCGTCGGTTCAGCAACTACTGGTGGGCAACTATCGTTACCTTGGGAGCGACAGGATTTTTCCTGGCTGGGCTATCCAGTTACCTAAAGGTTAATTTACTCATAGTTACTGATCCAACTCAACTGGTATTCGTCCCTCAGGGAATCGTCATGGGGTTATATGGCACGGCTGGTTTGCTTTTAGCCTTATACCTGTGGCTGGTTATTTTATGGGACGTTGGCGGCGGCTACAACGAATTTAATCAGGAGAATGGCACATTCAAGATTTTCCGTTACGGATTTCCTGGGAAAAACCGTCACATTGAGATTGATAACAGCATACAAGATGTGCAATCCGTGCGAATAGTCCTGAAAGAAGGTCTGAATCCTGTGCGCGCACTCTACTTACGTGTTAAAGGTCGGCGAGACATTCCTTTGACTAGGGTAGGTCAACCGTTACCCTTAACAGAACTGGAAACTCAAGGCGCAGAGCTAGCTCGTTTTTTAGGAGTACCTCTGGAAGGACTGTAA
- a CDS encoding Uma2 family endonuclease, with protein MTQALAVPTAPVEGSRIILYDVSWETYEKLLDAFAEHPKLRMNYYHGTLELMTPLPEHETYGWTFGRLITVLTEELGMEIRGLKSTTWRSQPKSVGKEADECFYIQNEAKVRNKLDINLKNDPPPDLAIEIDTTNSSVDKMAIYAGLKVPEVWRYEEGKLIINILTDAVYIESEASLAFGTFPVKELTKFLQLDSQKGENARMREFREWVRSHSLASNS; from the coding sequence ATGACTCAAGCTCTAGCAGTACCCACAGCACCTGTTGAAGGTTCTCGTATTATTCTTTATGATGTCAGTTGGGAAACCTACGAGAAGCTTTTAGACGCATTTGCTGAACATCCAAAACTGCGGATGAATTATTATCACGGTACATTGGAATTGATGACACCATTACCAGAACATGAAACATATGGCTGGACTTTTGGCAGGTTAATAACTGTTCTAACTGAAGAGTTAGGGATGGAAATTCGAGGTTTAAAATCTACTACCTGGCGTTCCCAACCGAAATCTGTGGGGAAAGAAGCTGATGAATGTTTTTATATCCAAAACGAAGCAAAAGTTCGCAATAAATTAGATATCAACTTAAAAAACGACCCACCACCTGATTTAGCAATCGAAATTGATACAACCAATTCATCGGTTGATAAAATGGCAATTTATGCCGGGTTAAAAGTGCCTGAAGTTTGGCGATATGAAGAAGGTAAATTAATCATCAATATTCTGACAGATGCGGTCTACATAGAGTCAGAAGCCAGTTTGGCTTTCGGTACATTCCCGGTCAAAGAATTAACCAAATTTCTGCAACTGGACTCTCAAAAAGGCGAAAATGCCAGAATGCGAGAGTTTAGGGAGTGGGTGCGATCGCATAGCCTCGCCTCTAACAGTTAA
- a CDS encoding peptidylprolyl isomerase — MRLKLSQFLVALLIVGGLMLGGCSTPQDASKASSPTSTATSTATETSSKTTTEATSVSETTSESIPGMKDLPRLEGKATVVVTVKGSPITIEVDGTNAPITAGNFVDLVQKGVYDGLVFHRVVREPQPFVVQGGDPQGKDPKFPANRLGTGGYIDPKTGNERYVPLEIKAKGAQQPVYGKTITETPVLTHKLGAVAMARSQQPNSASSQFYFALADLGFLDGNYAVFGNVTEGFDVVNKIQQGDRIDTAKVTKGSENLKTPS, encoded by the coding sequence ATGCGGTTAAAACTTTCACAATTTTTAGTTGCTCTTTTGATTGTTGGTGGGTTGATGTTGGGAGGATGTTCAACGCCGCAAGACGCTTCTAAAGCTTCTTCGCCAACCTCTACAGCTACTTCCACAGCAACTGAGACAAGCAGCAAGACAACCACTGAAGCAACATCTGTATCTGAAACTACTAGTGAGAGTATTCCTGGAATGAAAGATTTACCACGGCTTGAAGGTAAGGCTACGGTGGTAGTCACAGTTAAAGGGTCGCCAATTACTATCGAAGTAGATGGCACTAATGCCCCAATTACAGCTGGTAATTTTGTAGATTTAGTCCAAAAGGGTGTTTATGATGGTTTAGTTTTCCATCGAGTTGTGCGTGAACCCCAACCATTCGTGGTACAAGGGGGAGATCCACAAGGTAAAGACCCAAAATTTCCAGCCAATAGACTAGGAACAGGCGGTTATATTGATCCTAAAACCGGGAATGAGCGCTATGTACCCTTAGAAATTAAAGCAAAAGGGGCACAGCAACCAGTTTACGGTAAAACGATTACGGAAACACCTGTGTTGACTCATAAACTTGGTGCAGTTGCAATGGCGCGATCGCAGCAACCCAATTCCGCATCTTCCCAATTTTACTTTGCTCTAGCGGATCTAGGCTTTTTAGACGGGAACTACGCCGTGTTTGGTAATGTCACCGAAGGCTTTGACGTGGTGAACAAGATTCAACAAGGCGATCGCATAGACACCGCAAAAGTCACCAAAGGTTCAGAAAACCTGAAAACACCCAGCTAG
- a CDS encoding beta-ketoacyl-ACP synthase, with protein sequence MIDNSSSQSPVPNPQSPVPNPNFKLLKVVVTGIGLVSALGENLEDSWQKLIAGETGIKLHQPFPELAPLPLALIAQQPAELKSLTQLVVASALKDAGLVSPLPDCAVVIGSSRSYQADWERLAKQLHNKNRDRAKSLEEESKNLPCSSDQGVYLEDWLDTLPHMNAIAVARQIGATGIVLAPMAACATGMWAIAQAAALVQTGQCHRVIAGAVEAPITPLTLTGFQQMGALAKTGAYPFDLHREGLVLGEGAAVFVLESAELAKQRQAKVYGEILGFSLTNDAYHVNAPEPEGKSAIASVKLCLERSSVTPADIDYIHAHGTATQLNDRMESKVIQGLFPNKIPVSSTKGATGHTIGASGALGVAFSLMALQHQILPPCVGLQQPEFDLDLVLSARQSQAKRILCFGFGFGGQNTVIALGNL encoded by the coding sequence ATGATAGATAACTCCAGTTCCCAGTCCCCAGTCCCCAATCCCCAATCCCCAGTCCCTAATCCCAATTTCAAATTGCTTAAGGTTGTTGTCACTGGTATTGGTTTAGTTTCCGCTTTAGGAGAAAATTTAGAGGATAGCTGGCAAAAGTTGATTGCAGGTGAAACGGGAATTAAATTGCATCAACCGTTTCCAGAATTAGCGCCACTTCCTTTAGCATTAATTGCTCAACAACCAGCTGAGTTGAAAAGTCTTACTCAGCTGGTTGTTGCTTCTGCATTAAAAGATGCTGGCTTAGTTTCACCGTTACCTGATTGTGCTGTAGTCATTGGCTCAAGTCGCAGTTATCAGGCTGACTGGGAGAGATTAGCAAAGCAATTGCACAATAAAAACAGAGATAGGGCAAAAAGTTTAGAGGAAGAATCTAAAAATCTCCCCTGCTCCTCTGATCAAGGAGTTTATTTAGAAGACTGGTTAGATACCTTACCGCATATGAATGCGATCGCTGTGGCGCGACAAATCGGTGCAACGGGGATTGTTTTAGCACCGATGGCGGCTTGTGCAACTGGAATGTGGGCGATCGCTCAAGCAGCTGCTCTCGTGCAAACTGGACAATGTCACCGGGTAATTGCTGGAGCGGTAGAAGCACCGATTACACCCCTGACTTTGACAGGGTTTCAGCAGATGGGTGCTTTAGCAAAAACAGGAGCCTATCCCTTTGATTTACACCGGGAAGGCTTGGTTTTAGGCGAAGGTGCAGCTGTGTTTGTTTTAGAATCAGCTGAGTTGGCAAAGCAGCGCCAAGCAAAGGTGTATGGTGAAATACTGGGTTTTAGCTTGACAAATGACGCTTATCATGTAAATGCGCCAGAACCAGAAGGAAAAAGTGCGATCGCATCTGTCAAACTATGTCTAGAACGTAGTAGCGTGACACCAGCAGACATTGATTACATCCATGCTCACGGCACCGCTACACAACTAAATGACCGTATGGAGAGCAAGGTTATTCAGGGTTTATTTCCCAACAAAATACCAGTTAGCTCCACTAAAGGAGCCACAGGTCACACCATAGGTGCATCAGGAGCCTTAGGTGTGGCTTTTTCACTCATGGCTTTGCAGCATCAAATTTTACCGCCATGCGTGGGATTGCAGCAGCCAGAGTTTGATTTAGACTTAGTGCTATCTGCACGTCAAAGTCAAGCAAAGCGGATACTGTGCTTTGGTTTTGGCTTTGGCGGTCAAAATACAGTCATAGCTTTAGGTAATTTGTAA
- a CDS encoding DUF928 domain-containing protein gives MKWMKHFQYFLTFSLPLCLEFVSISTFAAPIQTQLNPASPIQQLKVWQISQGFKPPKRDLPPASVGGATRGNYCLQKSKQLIPLIPREKLGLTFAERPTFFWYLPAASVKTAQFVLLADQDQSQVYETTLNLPNRSGIIGFRLPESAPTLEVGKRYHWYLALICSEQNPSKNPTSEGWVERTQPELTLSKALAQAELRKRPALYAKAGIWHEALTTFIELRRTEPNNQKIKDDWRKFLQSVGLNGLTTAPLID, from the coding sequence ATGAAATGGATGAAGCATTTTCAATATTTCCTCACATTTTCCTTGCCTTTGTGTTTGGAATTTGTCTCGATTTCTACTTTTGCCGCACCAATACAAACTCAATTAAACCCTGCATCGCCAATTCAACAGCTAAAAGTTTGGCAAATCAGTCAGGGATTTAAACCACCAAAGCGGGACTTACCACCAGCCAGCGTTGGCGGTGCAACTCGTGGTAATTACTGCCTGCAAAAAAGTAAGCAATTAATCCCCCTAATTCCCAGAGAGAAATTAGGATTGACTTTTGCAGAACGTCCCACCTTTTTCTGGTATTTGCCTGCAGCTTCAGTCAAAACAGCCCAATTTGTGCTTTTGGCTGATCAGGATCAGAGTCAAGTTTATGAAACAACTTTGAATCTACCAAATAGATCAGGAATTATTGGTTTCCGTCTTCCGGAGAGTGCCCCTACTTTAGAAGTAGGTAAGCGTTATCATTGGTATTTAGCATTAATTTGTAGTGAGCAAAATCCTAGCAAAAATCCTACTTCTGAAGGATGGGTAGAACGCACACAACCAGAATTAACCCTGTCAAAAGCCCTAGCACAAGCAGAATTACGTAAACGCCCAGCCCTTTATGCAAAAGCTGGAATTTGGCATGAAGCGCTGACAACTTTCATTGAGTTACGCCGTACTGAGCCAAATAATCAAAAAATCAAAGATGACTGGCGAAAATTTTTACAATCAGTTGGGTTGAATGGGCTGACAACAGCACCATTGATTGATTAA
- a CDS encoding CHASE2 domain-containing protein has protein sequence MWAKVKQQIWQWRGVLLAVPNMTALVIALRLTGLLQLLELAALDQFFLLRPQEAIDSRIVIVEINEPDISKLGQWPISDAKLARVLENVKQQQPRAIGLDVYRDLPVNPGHQSLVKIFETTPNLIGVQKVSQKADSFLVESPPELKRLNQVGANDLPVDGDGKIRRGLLYLNSKDGSAIESFGLKLALLYLKGEGITDKPAATNSNYLQLGKGIFPIFEADDGGYVRADAGSYQVLLNYRGAINRFAKVSLTDVLDNRIPPDLMRGKIILIGSTAESLKDLFLTPYSSSLFSPPERMAGVTIHANLTSQILSAALDDRPQIKTLPEPWEWLWILVWSMVGAILCWEQRHSNSKTNKLPVMILFAGGCLLGGSYLAFLCSWWIPVIPPLMALGWSAIAVIQYFAYSAGEMRQTFGRYLTDEVVANLLETPSGLTLGGERRKVTILVSDLRGFSAISEQLSPEQVVKILNLYLGAMTDVINQHKGTINEFIGDGIFVMFGAPISREDDSQRAIACAVAMQLAMQQVNQQNQQMNLPSLEMGIGINTGEVIAGNIGSQKRAQYTVIGSHVNLAARVETYTVGGQILISENTKKDADIDLRIDGKLRVEPKGIKEPITLYEIGGIGGGYNLFLPENQEVMVNLAPEIPVEYVILQGKHAVGMVISGELVSISENSAQLRTTEVLEVLSNLKLKLLTQPELPVGEEYLYAKVMKQSPIDEHHVLIRFTAIPPQAIALLNILRQGAGRQGGNS, from the coding sequence ATGTGGGCAAAGGTGAAACAGCAAATATGGCAATGGCGCGGAGTTTTGCTGGCAGTGCCCAATATGACAGCGTTAGTGATAGCACTGCGTTTAACTGGATTGCTGCAATTGTTGGAGTTAGCTGCACTGGATCAGTTTTTTCTTTTACGTCCTCAAGAAGCAATTGATTCGCGCATTGTGATTGTTGAAATCAATGAGCCAGACATCAGCAAACTAGGACAGTGGCCAATATCTGATGCTAAATTAGCCAGAGTATTAGAGAATGTTAAGCAGCAACAACCTAGAGCAATTGGACTCGATGTTTATCGAGATTTACCAGTCAATCCTGGTCATCAAAGCCTAGTGAAAATATTTGAGACTACACCCAATTTAATTGGAGTGCAAAAAGTCTCGCAGAAGGCTGATAGTTTTTTAGTTGAGTCACCTCCAGAACTCAAAAGACTCAACCAAGTGGGAGCGAATGATTTGCCTGTAGATGGAGATGGCAAAATTAGGCGGGGGTTGCTGTATCTCAATTCAAAAGATGGTAGTGCTATTGAAAGCTTTGGGCTGAAATTGGCATTGTTGTACTTAAAAGGTGAGGGAATTACAGACAAACCAGCAGCAACAAATTCAAACTATTTGCAGTTAGGTAAAGGGATTTTTCCCATATTTGAAGCTGATGATGGTGGTTATGTCCGGGCGGATGCAGGTAGCTATCAAGTGCTTTTGAATTATCGAGGAGCAATTAATCGGTTTGCAAAAGTTTCTTTAACAGATGTTTTAGACAATCGTATTCCACCAGACTTGATGCGAGGGAAAATTATCTTAATTGGTTCCACTGCTGAAAGTTTAAAGGATCTATTTTTGACTCCTTATAGCAGTAGTCTGTTTAGTCCCCCGGAACGGATGGCTGGTGTGACAATTCATGCGAATTTAACTAGTCAAATTTTGAGTGCGGCGTTGGACGATCGCCCACAAATAAAAACTTTACCTGAACCGTGGGAATGGCTGTGGATTTTGGTCTGGTCGATGGTGGGTGCTATTTTGTGTTGGGAACAGCGACACAGCAACAGTAAGACCAATAAACTACCTGTGATGATTTTATTTGCGGGTGGCTGTTTGCTTGGTGGTAGTTACTTGGCATTTTTATGTTCCTGGTGGATTCCGGTTATACCACCACTAATGGCGCTAGGATGGTCTGCGATCGCGGTGATTCAATATTTTGCTTACAGTGCTGGTGAAATGCGGCAGACTTTTGGTCGTTACCTGACTGATGAAGTAGTTGCCAATTTATTAGAAACCCCTTCTGGGTTAACACTGGGGGGAGAACGGAGAAAAGTCACAATTCTCGTTTCTGATTTAAGGGGATTTTCCGCTATTTCCGAACAATTATCGCCTGAACAAGTCGTGAAAATTCTCAATCTCTACCTGGGAGCGATGACGGATGTCATTAACCAGCACAAAGGTACGATTAATGAGTTTATTGGTGACGGGATATTTGTCATGTTTGGTGCGCCGATTAGTCGTGAAGATGACTCCCAAAGAGCGATCGCTTGTGCTGTGGCGATGCAATTAGCCATGCAGCAGGTAAACCAGCAAAATCAACAAATGAATTTACCGAGTCTGGAAATGGGCATCGGTATCAATACAGGCGAAGTGATCGCGGGAAATATCGGCTCTCAAAAACGCGCTCAATATACAGTGATTGGTAGCCATGTCAACCTAGCTGCTCGTGTCGAAACTTATACCGTCGGTGGACAGATTTTGATTTCCGAGAATACCAAAAAAGACGCCGATATTGACCTGAGAATTGATGGCAAGCTACGGGTAGAACCCAAAGGGATTAAAGAACCCATCACCCTTTACGAAATTGGTGGCATTGGTGGTGGGTATAATTTGTTTTTACCCGAAAATCAAGAGGTAATGGTGAATTTGGCGCCGGAAATACCTGTAGAGTATGTGATTTTACAAGGTAAACACGCCGTTGGTATGGTAATTTCCGGAGAACTAGTCAGCATCTCAGAAAACAGCGCGCAATTACGCACCACTGAAGTATTAGAAGTATTAAGTAATCTCAAGCTCAAGTTATTGACTCAACCAGAATTGCCTGTAGGAGAAGAATATCTCTACGCCAAAGTGATGAAACAATCGCCTATTGATGAGCATCATGTTCTGATTCGGTTTACAGCCATACCACCACAAGCGATCGCACTACTGAATATCTTACGCCAGGGAGCAGGGAGACAAGGGGGAAATTCATGA
- a CDS encoding Uma2 family endonuclease, which yields MTLTTAKWTIDEYHHMIDAGILSSRKVELLKGEIVEMSPEGEPHAYCSHEAAEYLANLLGDRATIRQAKPITLPNDSEPEPDVAIVQRLGREYREHHPYAEDIFWLIEYANSSLPKDLETKSKIYAEAGILEYWVVNLQKLHLVVFREPLDGEYATKFTLTEGIIQPLAFPDISVSVEQIINR from the coding sequence ATGACCCTAACTACTGCCAAGTGGACAATTGACGAATATCATCACATGATTGACGCGGGGATTTTGAGTTCACGCAAAGTGGAATTACTGAAGGGGGAAATTGTCGAAATGTCACCGGAAGGGGAACCTCACGCTTACTGTAGTCATGAAGCTGCTGAGTATCTGGCAAATTTATTGGGCGATAGAGCTACAATACGCCAAGCTAAACCAATTACATTACCCAACGACTCAGAACCTGAACCAGATGTTGCCATTGTCCAACGTTTGGGACGCGAATATCGAGAACATCACCCCTACGCAGAAGATATATTTTGGCTAATCGAATATGCTAACTCTAGTTTGCCAAAGGATTTAGAGACAAAAAGCAAGATTTATGCAGAAGCGGGTATCCTAGAATATTGGGTCGTAAATCTACAAAAATTACACTTAGTGGTATTTCGAGAACCTTTAGATGGGGAATACGCGACAAAATTCACGCTGACGGAGGGAATAATTCAGCCCCTTGCATTCCCTGATATTTCGGTTTCTGTAGAACAAATTATTAACCGCTAA
- a CDS encoding tetratricopeptide repeat protein, which produces MKCPVCGAVYRPTKGSRETGKDEELVSISTSSPSPTCRRCKADLSDLFHIHDHAIWYHRQALHLLSQKLYPEAATYNNQALVLYYSNADFHTLAGKLSALQGEWREAILSWQQALKFDPQNAIASNCLQMIELMTRN; this is translated from the coding sequence ATGAAATGTCCTGTTTGTGGTGCAGTTTATCGTCCAACAAAGGGCAGCAGAGAAACAGGGAAAGATGAAGAACTAGTATCAATATCCACCTCATCCCCCTCCCCAACTTGCAGACGCTGCAAAGCAGACTTATCTGACTTGTTCCATATTCATGACCATGCCATCTGGTATCACAGACAAGCACTGCATTTATTGTCGCAAAAACTTTATCCAGAAGCAGCAACATACAACAATCAAGCTCTAGTTTTATATTACAGCAATGCAGACTTCCATACCTTGGCTGGGAAATTATCGGCATTGCAAGGAGAATGGAGAGAAGCAATCTTATCTTGGCAACAAGCACTCAAGTTTGATCCACAAAATGCCATTGCTTCTAATTGTCTACAAATGATTGAGCTAATGACACGCAATTAA
- a CDS encoding Hsp70 family protein, whose product MKAVGIDLGTTNSEVAIVENGQVRVLPGEDGDLILPSCVGFSDTGKLLVGREALRQYAAAPERTVKSIKRWMGTDHKTTLGDKEYLPHEVSAIILRALKQRAENALGETITQAVITVPAYFTDAQRQATKTAGEIAGLEVLQIINEPTAAALAYDLRSEETERVVVYDLGGGTFDVSVVEITGEVTEVLASHGNNRLGGDDFDRLLQLHLADLFRKQHSVDVPDDASTQARLLRAAEQLKIDLSSHAFATVREAFLGSKGKTALHLETEIARTDFEKLIRPLLAETLEAIDRALTDANLEPDEIDRIILVGGSTRIPLVQQMIQEHLGQAPTDGIQPDLCVALGAALQAGVLVGESVDAILVDVIPHSLGIAAAVPTPVGIMPGYFSVIIPRNSVVPVSRSHVYSTVSDEQEVVEIEVFQGENAIAEENVPLGSFKVENLPPKPAGGIQIEVHFDFDLNGILTVTTTEKGKGQQGTLVVNNAGIQKLSSHELKQARADLEALFASDETIEISSEETSEVVEIAPELAALLDRAQQALLTVESEQAEALQDLLGQIENAIAHNSPELPELEEELSDFLYYASSNEE is encoded by the coding sequence ATGAAAGCAGTTGGTATTGACTTAGGCACAACAAATTCCGAAGTGGCAATCGTCGAAAACGGACAGGTGCGGGTATTACCAGGTGAAGATGGCGACTTGATTTTACCTTCCTGTGTGGGGTTTAGCGATACAGGTAAACTGCTGGTGGGACGAGAAGCACTGCGCCAGTATGCTGCGGCTCCTGAACGTACCGTGAAGTCAATTAAGCGGTGGATGGGAACTGACCACAAAACCACTTTAGGAGATAAAGAATATTTACCTCATGAAGTTTCTGCGATTATTCTCCGCGCTCTGAAGCAACGGGCTGAAAATGCTTTAGGAGAAACAATTACTCAAGCAGTAATTACAGTTCCCGCCTACTTTACAGACGCTCAACGGCAAGCCACTAAAACTGCTGGCGAAATCGCTGGGTTGGAAGTACTGCAAATTATCAACGAACCAACGGCGGCGGCTTTAGCTTATGATTTGCGTTCTGAAGAGACGGAACGGGTTGTGGTTTATGACTTGGGAGGTGGTACTTTTGACGTGTCGGTTGTGGAAATTACAGGCGAAGTCACAGAAGTACTAGCTAGTCATGGTAATAACCGCTTGGGTGGAGATGATTTTGACAGGCTTTTGCAACTCCATCTCGCGGATCTATTTCGTAAACAGCATAGTGTAGATGTGCCAGATGATGCATCCACCCAAGCGCGTCTTCTGCGAGCCGCAGAGCAGTTAAAAATTGATTTGAGTTCCCATGCTTTTGCCACAGTCCGGGAAGCCTTTTTGGGTAGTAAGGGCAAAACTGCACTACATCTAGAGACAGAAATAGCGCGAACAGATTTTGAAAAATTGATTCGCCCACTATTAGCAGAAACCCTAGAAGCCATTGACCGCGCCCTCACAGATGCCAATCTGGAACCCGATGAGATTGACAGGATTATCCTCGTTGGTGGTTCCACACGCATTCCTCTAGTACAACAAATGATCCAAGAGCATCTGGGACAAGCTCCCACCGATGGGATTCAACCAGACCTTTGTGTGGCATTAGGAGCCGCTTTACAAGCTGGGGTACTAGTGGGTGAATCCGTAGATGCCATTCTTGTAGATGTGATTCCTCATTCCTTGGGGATTGCTGCGGCTGTACCGACACCAGTGGGTATTATGCCAGGTTACTTTAGTGTGATTATTCCCCGTAACAGCGTTGTTCCCGTTTCTCGCTCTCATGTTTATTCCACCGTATCGGACGAGCAAGAAGTAGTGGAAATCGAAGTTTTTCAAGGTGAAAATGCGATCGCCGAGGAAAATGTACCTCTAGGTTCCTTTAAAGTGGAGAACTTACCACCCAAACCAGCAGGAGGTATTCAAATCGAAGTTCACTTTGACTTTGACCTGAATGGCATTCTCACTGTCACCACTACTGAGAAAGGCAAAGGGCAACAAGGAACGCTAGTAGTCAATAATGCAGGTATCCAGAAACTTTCTAGCCATGAATTGAAGCAAGCAAGAGCGGATTTAGAGGCATTGTTTGCAAGTGATGAAACAATTGAAATCTCCAGCGAAGAGACAAGCGAAGTAGTAGAAATCGCTCCAGAATTAGCAGCACTTTTAGACCGCGCTCAACAAGCACTGCTGACGGTAGAATCTGAACAAGCAGAGGCATTACAAGATTTATTAGGCCAGATCGAAAATGCGATCGCTCACAATAGTCCAGAACTACCTGAGTTAGAAGAAGAACTCTCAGATTTTCTGTACTACGCCAGTAGCAATGAAGAGTAG
- a CDS encoding HNH endonuclease, translating to MTNHEDSHIESQITCDALLSLMRKQILDIERKEAKNTCAIFHQTGNRFVFLYHRKNSPNVRIYFRAEPDSELHQVPLTINLQKRTKINNAWERNFPYFFELSPSDNLEEVSEFLVQEAYPLSFKSASSILRKEQPALSEQRQIVEAEGYFNANNIEDARRRVTTSIVQRQGQAEFRRQLLEAYNYQCPITGCNAEAALEAAHIIPYKGTETNHIANGLPLRADIHTLFDLHLLSIHPKTHKIVISSELQATSYIEYMDQSVSLPKEKIAQPDPVALAKHYKLFLQKS from the coding sequence GTGACAAACCACGAAGATAGTCATATTGAGTCACAAATAACCTGTGATGCGCTTCTTAGCTTAATGCGAAAGCAAATTTTGGATATTGAGCGCAAAGAAGCAAAGAATACTTGTGCAATCTTTCATCAAACAGGTAATCGGTTTGTATTCCTGTACCATCGAAAAAATAGCCCAAATGTAAGAATTTATTTTCGTGCTGAACCTGATTCAGAATTACATCAAGTTCCGCTCACCATAAATCTCCAGAAACGAACCAAAATTAATAACGCTTGGGAGAGAAATTTTCCTTACTTTTTTGAACTTTCACCATCTGATAATTTGGAGGAAGTTTCTGAGTTTCTCGTTCAAGAAGCTTATCCGCTTTCCTTCAAATCTGCTTCATCAATATTGAGGAAAGAACAGCCTGCACTATCTGAGCAGCGTCAAATAGTTGAAGCTGAAGGTTATTTCAATGCTAACAATATTGAAGATGCAAGGCGGCGAGTAACTACTTCTATTGTCCAGCGACAAGGGCAAGCAGAGTTTCGTCGTCAACTGTTAGAAGCCTATAATTATCAATGTCCAATAACGGGATGTAATGCTGAAGCTGCTCTCGAAGCAGCACATATCATTCCATACAAGGGTACTGAAACTAATCACATAGCTAATGGTTTGCCATTAAGAGCAGATATACATACTCTTTTTGATTTACATTTGCTATCTATTCATCCTAAGACACATAAAATTGTCATTTCTTCTGAATTGCAGGCAACTTCCTACATAGAATATATGGATCAAAGTGTGTCTTTACCAAAAGAAAAAATCGCACAACCAGACCCAGTTGCTTTGGCAAAACATTATAAGTTATTTCTCCAAAAATCCTGA
- the grpE gene encoding nucleotide exchange factor GrpE: protein MTNDKEALFTKFLDYLQSEQTPPEYLGEAPESPNSFDPYQMVAEWTALRHEVKLQGKLLRSSQDALVQALDVTRADKEQLQIRLEDSQKQALAQFEQQQEKLLKDLLGILDALDQACTYWQEELGALSATPIPKPIPQKSFWEKLGDWMNGNSTQSDTSEKLPIPESLTEILTSNQQGVELIRRSLLEILRQRRVIPIASMGKPFDSQTMYAVGRESRADVADNTVIQEVVRGYLWGDRVLREAQVIVAWQGEL, encoded by the coding sequence ATGACAAACGATAAAGAAGCTTTATTTACCAAATTTTTAGATTATTTACAGTCAGAACAAACGCCACCTGAATATTTGGGTGAAGCACCAGAATCTCCTAATTCCTTTGATCCCTATCAAATGGTGGCAGAATGGACTGCCCTGCGCCATGAAGTTAAGCTACAGGGTAAATTATTGCGTTCTAGTCAAGATGCTCTGGTGCAAGCATTGGATGTAACTCGCGCAGATAAAGAACAGTTGCAAATACGTCTGGAAGATAGCCAAAAACAGGCATTGGCTCAATTTGAGCAACAGCAGGAGAAACTGCTAAAAGATTTGTTGGGTATCCTGGATGCGTTGGATCAGGCTTGTACTTATTGGCAAGAGGAATTAGGAGCATTATCTGCTACCCCAATACCAAAACCTATTCCTCAAAAAAGCTTCTGGGAAAAGCTAGGAGATTGGATGAATGGTAATTCTACCCAATCAGATACATCTGAAAAATTACCAATACCAGAATCATTAACTGAAATCTTAACTAGCAATCAACAAGGAGTGGAGTTAATTAGGCGATCGCTCTTAGAAATACTACGACAACGCCGTGTTATTCCCATTGCATCTATGGGAAAACCTTTTGACTCCCAGACCATGTATGCTGTGGGACGGGAATCAAGGGCAGATGTTGCAGACAATACAGTGATTCAGGAAGTAGTAAGGGGTTATTTATGGGGCGATAGAGTCTTGAGAGAAGCACAGGTGATTGTAGCATGGCAAGGTGAACTTTAG